One genomic region from Thermoleptolyngbya sichuanensis A183 encodes:
- a CDS encoding Crp/Fnr family transcriptional regulator, producing the protein MLKLNPATKRSFKRRESLPAYPQHLWLIESGAVRAYTLMEDGTIVGLGFWGVGDQVGQHLTCIQPYELECLTEVQARAIALDDCVDLSQTLLSHLYQAQELVGIRSGQVPLRLQRLLEWLSNQFGETHEQGKLINLRLTHQDIADALGTTRVTVTRLLNQFERERRICWIEQYLLLPQSSHSHT; encoded by the coding sequence ATGCTAAAGCTTAATCCGGCTACCAAGCGCTCATTCAAACGTCGGGAGTCCCTCCCCGCCTACCCGCAGCACCTTTGGCTGATAGAAAGCGGTGCGGTGCGAGCCTATACGCTGATGGAAGACGGCACGATTGTCGGTTTGGGATTTTGGGGAGTAGGCGATCAGGTTGGACAACATCTGACCTGCATTCAGCCCTATGAGTTGGAGTGTCTGACTGAGGTGCAAGCCAGGGCGATCGCCCTAGATGACTGCGTGGACTTGTCTCAGACGCTGCTTTCCCATCTTTATCAAGCACAAGAGTTAGTTGGCATTCGCAGTGGACAAGTTCCCCTAAGGCTTCAGCGTCTGCTAGAGTGGCTCTCAAATCAATTTGGAGAAACACACGAGCAAGGGAAACTAATTAATCTGCGACTGACCCATCAAGACATAGCCGATGCACTGGGCACAACGCGGGTAACGGTGACTCGCTTACTCAATCAGTTTGAGCGAGAGCGTCGAATTTGCTGGATAGAGCAGTATCTCCTGCTGCCCCAGAGTAGCCATAGCCATACGTAA
- the ftnA gene encoding non-heme ferritin: protein MLSPNMINRLNEQINLEMFSSHLYLQMSSWCAYRALDGCASFLNQHADEEMMHMRRLITYLQETGALAILGSMEAPAHDFQSLTEMFEKIYAHEQFITSKINDLVHLANTEPDYPTLQFLQWYVAEQHQEEFLFKSILDKIHLIGTEGQGLFFIDREIGGLAAAATSAATSEPARA, encoded by the coding sequence GTGCTATCACCAAACATGATCAATCGCTTGAATGAGCAAATCAACCTGGAAATGTTTTCTTCTCATCTCTATCTACAGATGAGTTCCTGGTGTGCCTACAGAGCATTGGACGGCTGTGCATCATTTCTCAATCAGCACGCTGATGAAGAAATGATGCACATGCGTCGCCTCATTACCTATCTTCAAGAAACGGGCGCGTTGGCGATTCTTGGAAGTATGGAAGCCCCTGCTCATGACTTTCAATCGTTGACTGAGATGTTTGAGAAGATTTATGCTCATGAGCAATTCATCACGAGTAAAATCAACGACTTGGTGCATCTGGCTAATACTGAACCTGACTATCCAACGCTACAGTTCTTGCAATGGTATGTTGCGGAGCAACATCAAGAAGAATTTTTATTCAAGAGCATCTTAGATAAGATTCATCTGATTGGTACTGAAGGACAGGGATTGTTCTTTATCGATCGAGAAATTGGCGGTTTGGCAGCTGCGGCAACTTCTGCGGCAACTTCAGAGCCTGCGCGTGCATAA
- a CDS encoding AMP-binding protein has translation MAIALLLHQQAAERPDAPAIIDGKTRETVSFAVLERQSVQIAEQLQRAGLQAGEAALVLVPVSARLYAVLLALFRLGAIAQFIDPAAGLDHLERCCTLHPPRALIATPKAHLLQLKSAALRRIPLKFSTHRLFSATAPLDPASPPALPAATPALLTFTSGSTGQPKAALRTHGFLLAQHRALAHSLHLAPGEIDLSTLPIFVLANLASGVASLLPNVDLRYPGKVNARRLLRDIRRYRPTSTAASPALLGRLATECEATGQTLPEFRRIFTGGAPVFPGLLQRLAAIAPQAEVTAVYGSTEAEPIAHVAYHEIQPNDLARMTQGKGLLAGYPVPEIALRILGDRWGQPIPTLTTAELHAQTLPAGTVGEIVVSGDHVLPGYLHGQGDAETKFRVDGVPWHRTGDAGYLDEQGRLWLLGRCSAKLTDTWGTIYPFAVEAAAQAQQGIHRSALVAHRGRRVLLIEWAEHFPKAARSPALQDLQTALAWAQIHQFHLCQIPVDKRHNAKVDYPALQRLLDRL, from the coding sequence ATGGCGATCGCCCTCCTGCTCCATCAACAGGCTGCCGAACGTCCCGATGCGCCCGCGATTATCGACGGGAAGACGCGGGAAACAGTGTCTTTTGCAGTGCTAGAGCGACAGTCGGTGCAGATTGCGGAGCAGTTGCAGCGGGCAGGGTTGCAGGCAGGCGAGGCGGCGCTGGTGCTGGTGCCTGTGTCGGCGAGGCTGTATGCGGTGCTGCTGGCGCTGTTTCGGCTGGGGGCGATCGCCCAGTTCATCGACCCTGCCGCCGGACTCGACCACCTAGAACGCTGCTGCACCTTGCACCCGCCCCGCGCCCTGATCGCCACGCCCAAAGCACACCTGCTCCAGCTAAAATCTGCTGCCCTCCGCCGCATTCCCCTAAAGTTCTCAACTCACCGCCTCTTTTCTGCCACGGCCCCGCTAGATCCTGCCTCCCCGCCCGCGCTTCCCGCTGCCACCCCTGCCCTGCTCACCTTCACCAGCGGCAGCACGGGCCAGCCCAAAGCCGCCCTCCGCACCCACGGCTTTCTGCTGGCCCAGCACCGCGCCCTGGCCCACAGCCTGCACCTGGCTCCAGGCGAGATCGATTTATCAACGCTGCCCATTTTCGTGCTGGCAAACCTCGCGTCCGGTGTCGCCAGTCTGCTGCCCAATGTAGACTTGCGCTATCCCGGCAAGGTCAACGCCAGACGGCTGCTGCGGGATATCCGACGCTACCGACCAACGAGTACGGCTGCGTCTCCGGCGCTGTTGGGGCGATTGGCGACGGAATGCGAGGCGACGGGGCAGACGCTGCCCGAATTCCGCCGTATTTTTACGGGCGGTGCGCCAGTGTTTCCGGGGCTGCTGCAACGGCTAGCGGCGATCGCCCCCCAGGCCGAAGTCACCGCCGTCTATGGCTCCACCGAAGCGGAACCCATTGCCCACGTTGCCTATCATGAGATTCAGCCCAACGACCTAGCCCGCATGACCCAGGGAAAGGGGCTGTTGGCGGGCTATCCGGTGCCGGAAATTGCGCTGCGAATTTTGGGCGATCGCTGGGGCCAGCCTATACCGACCCTGACCACTGCCGAACTGCACGCCCAAACCCTGCCAGCAGGCACAGTCGGCGAAATTGTCGTCAGCGGCGACCATGTGCTGCCTGGATATTTGCACGGCCAGGGCGACGCGGAAACCAAGTTTCGAGTAGACGGCGTTCCCTGGCACCGCACGGGCGATGCGGGCTATTTGGACGAGCAGGGTCGGCTATGGCTGTTGGGGCGATGCAGTGCCAAGCTGACGGACACCTGGGGCACGATTTATCCCTTTGCAGTAGAAGCGGCAGCCCAGGCACAACAAGGCATTCATCGATCGGCGCTGGTGGCGCATCGGGGTCGGCGGGTGCTACTAATAGAATGGGCAGAGCATTTTCCCAAAGCAGCGCGATCGCCCGCGCTACAGGACTTGCAAACGGCACTGGCCTGGGCCCAAATTCACCAGTTCCACCTCTGTCAGATTCCGGTAGACAAGCGCCACAACGCCAAGGTAGATTACCCCGCTCTGCAACGACTGCTCGACCGCCTGTGA
- a CDS encoding NF041680 family putative transposase, protein MIFNELQQFRQTLYASLGNARDALFDLMDAVLVSACIVSFVRLSQSPVFRRQWSSTYEALRDSRLPRSKVLKLLVQQIPTQQQPLLAGDASRWNRPAARRLKDRTLSGRTGHAPIAGQNYSTLAWIAEDRGSWALPLRHERITSFETPASKAAFQLKQVTRQLAVRPLAIYDRGYGNASFVNQTAGIEADLLLRVTSNRCVYGAPPAYRGRGAPAKHGHKMKLNDPDTWSVPVETVEVDDPNWGRVRVSRWSAYHFRKSPKRAMEVLRVEVLETQSSTRRLAPLWLVWLGEQMPPLETLWLHYLRRFAIEHWYRFAKQRLYWTHPQFSSVSATEQWSSLMPLLSWQLWLARKDCTDHPLPWQAPQETLTPGRVAQAFAGILAAIGTPAPAPKPRGKSPGRGKGHKPTPRPCYPMVKKRASKRKTSEQSLNSPVATAA, encoded by the coding sequence ATGATTTTCAACGAACTTCAGCAATTTCGCCAAACGTTGTATGCCAGCTTGGGAAACGCCAGAGATGCCCTGTTTGATCTGATGGATGCCGTGTTAGTGAGTGCGTGCATCGTGTCGTTTGTGAGGCTATCGCAGAGTCCTGTCTTTCGTCGCCAGTGGTCGAGCACCTATGAAGCGTTGCGCGATAGCCGCCTACCCCGATCAAAGGTGCTGAAGCTGTTGGTGCAGCAGATACCGACTCAGCAGCAACCGTTGTTGGCAGGTGATGCGAGTCGGTGGAACCGTCCTGCTGCCAGGCGTTTGAAAGACCGCACCTTATCAGGCAGAACAGGACATGCCCCGATAGCCGGACAAAACTACAGTACCTTAGCCTGGATTGCTGAAGACAGGGGCAGTTGGGCATTACCATTGCGGCATGAGCGCATCACCAGCTTTGAAACACCCGCCAGTAAAGCGGCATTCCAACTCAAACAAGTGACTCGGCAGTTAGCGGTGCGTCCGTTGGCGATCTACGACCGAGGGTACGGCAATGCCAGTTTTGTCAACCAAACGGCAGGGATTGAGGCAGACTTGCTGCTGCGGGTTACATCCAATCGATGTGTCTATGGCGCGCCCCCAGCGTATCGAGGGCGAGGCGCACCTGCCAAGCATGGACATAAGATGAAACTCAATGACCCTGACACTTGGAGTGTCCCGGTCGAAACCGTTGAAGTCGATGATCCCAACTGGGGACGAGTGCGGGTCAGTCGTTGGAGTGCATACCATTTCCGCAAATCCCCCAAACGGGCAATGGAAGTGTTGCGCGTGGAGGTGCTGGAGACACAGAGCAGCACGCGACGCTTGGCTCCTTTGTGGTTAGTTTGGCTGGGTGAGCAGATGCCTCCGTTAGAAACCCTGTGGTTGCACTACCTCCGTCGCTTTGCCATTGAACACTGGTATCGCTTTGCCAAGCAGAGGCTATATTGGACACATCCCCAGTTCAGTTCTGTATCGGCAACCGAACAGTGGAGCAGCCTGATGCCGTTGCTCAGTTGGCAGTTGTGGTTAGCGCGAAAGGACTGTACTGACCACCCCTTGCCCTGGCAGGCACCGCAAGAAACGTTGACTCCGGGTCGGGTCGCACAAGCGTTTGCAGGCATTTTGGCAGCGATTGGCACCCCTGCTCCTGCGCCTAAACCTCGTGGTAAATCGCCAGGACGAGGCAAGGGGCACAAGCCAACTCCTCGTCCCTGCTATCCGATGGTCAAAAAACGAGCCTCGAAACGCAAGACATCCGAACAATCCCTGAACAGTCCGGTTGCAACAGCAGCTTAA
- a CDS encoding Crp/Fnr family transcriptional regulator, whose amino-acid sequence MLQSFALEVPSQSDLRLLLEKLYQGRSLQSFRAGQDIPLTPHEVWVVCRGVVQLGTFYDTGDEALLGLASASMPFGLPLTLIRPYHATALSDVDLMRLTWSEVEQSPMLAQGIFQHMARRLRQTEAVLAMVGYRRVEDRLRHLLVLLKREVGQPTPEGTRLSVRLTHQQLANAIGTTRVTVTRLISQLREEGWLLIDRDRHIVLLPYANV is encoded by the coding sequence ATGCTTCAGTCATTCGCCCTGGAAGTTCCCAGCCAGTCAGACTTGCGCTTGTTGTTGGAGAAACTTTATCAGGGCAGAAGCTTGCAGTCCTTCCGCGCAGGGCAAGACATCCCGCTCACGCCACATGAAGTCTGGGTGGTTTGCCGGGGCGTAGTGCAGTTGGGTACGTTTTATGACACAGGGGACGAGGCGCTGCTGGGGCTGGCTTCCGCTTCGATGCCGTTTGGGCTGCCGCTGACGCTGATTCGTCCCTATCACGCCACCGCGCTGTCGGATGTAGACTTAATGCGCCTCACTTGGTCGGAAGTGGAACAGTCTCCTATGCTGGCGCAGGGCATTTTTCAACACATGGCGCGGCGGCTGCGGCAAACGGAGGCCGTGCTGGCAATGGTGGGCTATCGTCGAGTCGAAGATCGGCTGCGGCATTTGCTGGTGCTGCTAAAGCGGGAAGTGGGACAGCCTACTCCGGAGGGAACCCGCCTGAGCGTCCGCCTGACCCATCAGCAGCTTGCCAACGCCATTGGCACGACTCGCGTCACAGTTACGCGCCTGATCAGCCAACTGCGGGAAGAGGGCTGGCTCTTGATCGATCGCGATCGCCACATCGTCTTGCTGCCCTACGCCAACGTGTAA
- a CDS encoding ATP-binding protein — protein MDAQVLKQIHLLHQQAASLLVYPSVLRQEPGQALLRLLAALGRSPADRVDLLRAYGDWFYTLATRQQSWQSHLLDQILLDDNPFTQATQRTDLSDLPQPLVAAAAADLRSLQALYTTCTGDRLGQWLAIAAGLSLPPVSWGAADDPKASASPQTQTIRAQFQAAADWASLLPDLAQHYRSAGVGDYARYRAFRWQGGRLEGIPHPDPISLNALVGYERQKQQLLQNTEALLAGAPALNVLLYGSRGTGKSSLVKALLNQYGDRGLRLIEVSKAELANLPDILPLLRDVPQAFILFVDDLSFEEDDEAFKALKVVLEGSVVARSPNVVVYATSNRRHLIREFFGDRPRPSDADEIYSWDTVQEKLSFGDRFGLTLTFEPADQDTYLEIVRHLARQNDLPLDPKTLEFQALQWATQQNGRSGRTARQFVDWVRSTSLLSVETGSQKA, from the coding sequence ATGGATGCCCAGGTTTTAAAGCAAATTCACCTCCTCCATCAGCAGGCCGCCTCGCTGCTGGTTTACCCATCGGTGCTGCGGCAAGAGCCAGGGCAGGCGTTGCTGCGGCTGTTGGCGGCGCTGGGGCGATCGCCCGCCGACCGGGTAGACCTCCTGAGGGCCTATGGCGACTGGTTTTATACGCTGGCGACTCGTCAGCAAAGCTGGCAATCGCACCTGCTGGATCAGATTTTGCTAGACGACAACCCCTTTACCCAGGCGACTCAGCGAACCGACCTAAGCGACCTGCCGCAACCCCTAGTGGCCGCCGCCGCCGCCGACCTGCGATCGCTCCAGGCGCTTTATACCACCTGCACGGGCGATCGCCTGGGGCAATGGCTGGCGATCGCCGCAGGGCTGTCCCTGCCGCCCGTCAGTTGGGGCGCAGCCGACGACCCCAAAGCATCCGCCAGCCCGCAAACCCAAACCATTCGCGCCCAGTTTCAAGCCGCCGCCGATTGGGCTAGCCTATTGCCCGATTTGGCGCAACACTACCGCAGCGCGGGCGTGGGCGACTATGCCCGCTATCGTGCCTTTCGCTGGCAAGGTGGTCGGCTAGAGGGCATCCCCCATCCCGACCCGATTTCGCTCAATGCGCTGGTGGGCTATGAGCGGCAAAAACAGCAGCTTTTGCAAAATACTGAGGCGCTGCTAGCAGGCGCTCCGGCGCTGAACGTGTTGCTCTATGGCAGCCGGGGCACGGGCAAGTCGTCGCTGGTGAAGGCGCTGCTGAATCAGTATGGCGATCGCGGCTTGCGACTCATCGAAGTCAGCAAGGCAGAACTGGCGAACTTGCCGGACATTTTGCCGCTGCTGCGCGATGTGCCGCAGGCGTTTATTCTCTTCGTTGATGACCTATCTTTTGAAGAAGATGACGAAGCCTTCAAGGCGCTAAAGGTCGTGCTAGAGGGCAGCGTAGTCGCGCGATCGCCCAATGTCGTGGTCTACGCCACCTCCAACCGTCGCCACCTGATCCGCGAGTTTTTTGGCGATCGCCCCCGTCCCAGCGATGCCGACGAAATCTACAGTTGGGACACGGTGCAAGAAAAGCTGTCCTTTGGCGATCGCTTTGGGCTGACGCTCACCTTTGAACCCGCCGACCAGGACACCTACTTAGAAATTGTGCGCCATCTTGCCCGCCAAAATGACCTCCCGCTCGACCCCAAAACGCTGGAATTTCAAGCCCTCCAATGGGCAACCCAGCAAAATGGGCGATCGGGCCGCACGGCCCGCCAGTTTGTCGATTGGGTTCGCAGCACTAGCCTGCTGTCCGTTGAAACGGGTTCCCAGAAAGCATAA
- a CDS encoding SPFH domain-containing protein: MESFFAALIALVLGTAGLSSSVKIVNQGNEALVERLGSYNKKLKPGLNFILPFADRIAFQETIREKVLDVPPQPSITKDNVSITVDAVVYWRIVDMEKAYYKVQNLQAAMVNLVLTQIRAEMGKLELDETFTARSQINEILLRELDTATDPWGVKVTRVELRDIVPSKAVQESMELQMSAERRKRAAILTSEGDREAAVNTARGKADAQVLEAEANQKAVVLRAEADQKAAVLKAQAERQAAVLKAQATAEAIGIVTQALKNDPRAMEAGQVLLALGYLDMGNTIGKSDSSKVMFMDPKSIPAALQGMLSMVDEKEG; this comes from the coding sequence ATGGAAAGTTTTTTCGCCGCTCTGATTGCGCTGGTGTTGGGTACGGCTGGGCTGTCTAGCTCTGTCAAAATTGTGAACCAGGGGAACGAAGCCCTGGTCGAACGCCTCGGCAGCTACAACAAAAAGCTGAAGCCCGGTTTGAACTTTATCCTGCCCTTTGCCGATCGCATCGCGTTTCAGGAAACGATTCGGGAAAAGGTGCTGGATGTTCCGCCCCAGCCGTCGATTACCAAGGACAACGTTTCGATTACGGTGGATGCGGTGGTCTATTGGCGGATTGTGGACATGGAAAAGGCCTATTACAAGGTGCAAAATCTCCAGGCGGCAATGGTGAACCTGGTGCTAACCCAGATTCGCGCCGAGATGGGCAAGCTGGAGCTAGACGAAACCTTTACCGCGCGATCGCAGATTAATGAAATCCTGCTGCGAGAGCTAGACACCGCCACCGACCCTTGGGGTGTGAAGGTGACTCGCGTGGAACTGCGCGACATCGTGCCGTCGAAAGCGGTGCAAGAGTCGATGGAACTGCAAATGTCCGCTGAGCGACGCAAGCGGGCGGCGATTTTGACCTCGGAGGGCGATCGAGAAGCAGCCGTGAACACTGCCCGAGGCAAGGCGGACGCGCAGGTTCTTGAAGCAGAGGCAAACCAGAAAGCCGTCGTGCTGCGAGCCGAAGCCGACCAAAAAGCGGCTGTGCTGAAGGCCCAGGCCGAGCGCCAGGCCGCCGTGCTAAAGGCTCAGGCCACCGCCGAAGCCATCGGCATCGTCACGCAAGCCTTGAAAAACGACCCCCGCGCGATGGAAGCGGGACAGGTTCTGCTGGCGCTGGGCTATCTCGATATGGGCAACACCATCGGCAAGAGCGACAGCAGCAAGGTGATGTTCATGGACCCCAAGAGCATCCCCGCCGCGCTGCAAGGCATGTTGTCGATGGTGGACGAGAAAGAGGGCTAG
- a CDS encoding NfeD family protein yields MTMSPSVIWLIAGIVLCMMEVVLPTAFVEFVMGISALIVAFVALSVPQVSLQVILWLVLSVLLVVLSRRFIPQRRSRLIEDSHEARTLTSIPPGETGRVIYEGNSWQARCEDENLAIAADQKVVVVERRGTTLIVLPEHLVRQ; encoded by the coding sequence ATGACCATGAGTCCTAGCGTGATTTGGCTAATTGCAGGCATCGTCCTCTGCATGATGGAGGTCGTCCTGCCGACCGCGTTCGTGGAATTTGTGATGGGAATTAGTGCGCTGATTGTTGCCTTTGTGGCGCTGTCGGTGCCGCAGGTTAGCCTTCAGGTAATTCTCTGGCTGGTGCTGTCGGTGTTGCTGGTGGTGCTGTCGCGCCGATTCATCCCGCAGCGGCGATCGCGCTTGATCGAAGATTCTCACGAAGCGCGGACGCTGACCTCGATTCCCCCTGGCGAAACGGGGCGGGTGATCTACGAAGGCAACTCCTGGCAGGCCCGGTGTGAGGACGAAAATCTGGCGATCGCCGCCGATCAAAAAGTGGTGGTGGTGGAGCGTCGGGGCACGACGCTCATCGTGTTGCCAGAGCATCTGGTGCGCCAATGA
- a CDS encoding PP2C family protein-serine/threonine phosphatase: MISSSPPSRRPTALLSTRIQCAQADCQHDNPADQSLCERCGRPLTYRYLWVVGQSEGVNPAHVSPSGRYRAVSPRVWLDTQPAAAPDLPQPWPEEALPYFHLFPHRLHVPVLFGFGWHGGQRLMLLENGPIDGAGKLLPAIAPSFAAASPTRQVYWLWQILDLWAPLRDYGVAASLLMPDNLRVEGWRVRLRELIPDRLHPGGQPSLADLAACWLGWLGALQIQVADSVRSLCEQMQQPIADTPEGLRAIALQLNDLLLQQSTQLALKLAVAGGTTAGPQRAHNEDACYPPAQHSAETSLTWLQSPPDLLSGLGIVCDGIGGHAGGEVASQMAVRSLVMQLRALLYEVAEETTVLSPDVVMQQLEAIARVVNNLIASQNDSQQRQSRQRMGTTLTLALHLPQRINGGTAQELYLLNVGDSRAYWITPERCQLLTLDDDLAGREVRLSRATHAEARKYPNAGALTQAVGIHEGDRLYPTVQRFMIDEDGVLLLCTDGLSDHGWVEALGPEVTQLLFNDQLTPQQAVQTWLEHANQRNGHDNASVVVMRCRVTAQAPKLFDPTVFDPTVFDPTMTERAIATAMPQPAPDADVELSQASRALLFDNTLDAPTPAKPRPKGDRWITVLLLGITLLTLGAAGVQIWRQMHTRQTPRLWPSAPVDQPATRDPMDSINTQP, encoded by the coding sequence ATGATCTCCTCTTCACCTCCTTCGCGTCGTCCGACGGCGCTGCTGTCCACCCGCATCCAGTGTGCCCAGGCAGATTGTCAACACGACAATCCTGCGGATCAATCGCTGTGTGAACGCTGTGGGCGGCCGCTGACCTATCGCTATCTCTGGGTTGTCGGGCAGAGCGAGGGGGTGAATCCGGCCCATGTGTCTCCGTCGGGACGCTATCGAGCCGTGTCTCCGAGGGTGTGGCTAGATACGCAGCCCGCCGCTGCGCCCGACCTGCCGCAGCCCTGGCCCGAGGAGGCGCTGCCCTATTTCCACCTGTTTCCCCATCGGCTGCATGTGCCCGTGCTGTTTGGCTTTGGCTGGCACGGGGGGCAACGGCTGATGCTGCTGGAAAATGGGCCCATCGACGGGGCCGGAAAACTGCTTCCGGCGATCGCCCCCAGTTTTGCGGCTGCGTCTCCGACTCGTCAGGTCTACTGGCTGTGGCAAATCCTCGACCTGTGGGCCCCGCTGCGCGACTATGGCGTGGCGGCCAGTCTGCTGATGCCGGACAACTTGCGGGTGGAGGGGTGGCGGGTACGCCTGCGGGAGCTAATTCCCGATCGGCTGCATCCGGGGGGTCAGCCGTCCTTGGCGGATCTGGCGGCGTGCTGGCTGGGTTGGCTGGGGGCTCTGCAAATCCAGGTGGCAGACTCCGTGCGATCGCTCTGTGAGCAAATGCAGCAGCCCATTGCCGACACGCCAGAGGGACTGCGGGCGATCGCCCTCCAGCTCAACGACCTGCTGCTGCAACAATCGACCCAACTGGCGCTGAAGCTGGCGGTGGCCGGTGGCACGACGGCAGGCCCTCAGCGGGCCCACAACGAAGATGCCTGCTATCCGCCAGCCCAGCACTCGGCAGAAACCAGCCTCACCTGGCTCCAGAGTCCGCCCGATTTGCTCTCTGGGCTGGGCATTGTCTGCGACGGCATTGGCGGCCACGCGGGCGGCGAGGTGGCTAGCCAGATGGCTGTGCGATCGCTCGTGATGCAACTGCGGGCGCTGCTGTATGAAGTGGCCGAGGAAACCACTGTGCTGTCGCCAGACGTGGTGATGCAGCAGCTAGAGGCGATCGCCCGCGTGGTGAACAACCTCATCGCCAGCCAAAACGACAGCCAGCAGCGCCAGTCGCGCCAGCGCATGGGCACGACCCTCACCCTGGCCCTGCATCTGCCCCAGCGGATCAACGGTGGCACTGCCCAGGAGCTTTATCTGCTCAATGTGGGCGATAGCCGCGCCTACTGGATTACGCCGGAGCGCTGCCAGTTGCTCACGCTAGACGATGACCTGGCTGGGCGGGAGGTGCGCCTGTCTCGCGCCACCCATGCCGAAGCCCGCAAGTATCCCAACGCAGGCGCTCTGACGCAGGCCGTAGGGATTCATGAAGGCGATCGCCTCTATCCCACGGTGCAGCGTTTCATGATTGACGAAGACGGCGTGCTGCTGCTGTGTACCGACGGCCTCAGCGACCACGGCTGGGTCGAAGCCCTGGGGCCAGAAGTGACGCAACTGCTGTTCAATGACCAACTTACGCCGCAACAGGCCGTGCAAACCTGGCTGGAACACGCCAACCAGCGCAACGGCCACGACAACGCCTCGGTGGTGGTGATGCGCTGCCGCGTGACGGCGCAGGCTCCAAAACTGTTCGACCCGACGGTGTTCGACCCGACGGTGTTCGACCCGACGATGACGGAGCGGGCGATCGCCACCGCCATGCCCCAGCCCGCCCCGGATGCCGATGTGGAGCTATCTCAGGCTTCGCGGGCCCTGCTGTTTGACAACACCCTCGACGCGCCAACTCCAGCAAAACCGCGTCCTAAGGGCGATCGCTGGATCACGGTGCTGCTGCTGGGCATCACGCTGCTGACGCTGGGAGCCGCAGGTGTGCAAATCTGGCGGCAGATGCACACTCGCCAAACGCCGCGCCTCTGGCCCAGCGCCCCGGTCGATCAGCCTGCAACCCGCGACCCAATGGATTCCATCAACACCCAGCCTTAG
- a CDS encoding ferredoxin-thioredoxin reductase variable chain, producing MKAGDRVRVTESVIVYHHPEHRNEPFDLKGQEGEVVGLANTWQGKAISANFPVLVQFTKKFKAHLRETELEVIS from the coding sequence ATGAAGGCTGGCGATCGCGTCCGGGTGACTGAATCAGTCATTGTTTACCACCATCCCGAACATCGCAACGAACCCTTTGACCTCAAAGGGCAGGAGGGTGAAGTTGTCGGACTGGCCAATACTTGGCAGGGCAAAGCCATCAGCGCCAACTTCCCAGTCCTGGTTCAGTTCACCAAAAAATTCAAAGCCCATCTGCGCGAAACGGAGCTGGAGGTCATCAGCTAG
- a CDS encoding YdcF family protein encodes MFLFLSKLLPLFIYPVGLACVLMLVALATLWKRPRLAAVSLVLALASLLLGSNLRLSNALTQSLEWQHIPEGELPRAGAIVVLGGSLKPHIPPRPSIDVMEPGDRVLYGAELYRQGKAPLVIMSGGRIYWKGGGPPESSDMAKLAQDLGVPSYAILEDQTSLNTYENAVNVKKILQERGIQQILLVTSAMHMPRSLKIFQKLGIDAIPAPTDFFVSNQELEEVDNSWQAMILNVMPDADRLQQTTRALKEYIGLLVYRLRGWL; translated from the coding sequence ATGTTCCTGTTTCTTTCCAAACTCCTGCCGCTGTTCATTTACCCAGTTGGGCTGGCGTGTGTGCTGATGCTGGTGGCCCTGGCAACGCTGTGGAAGCGGCCGCGGCTGGCCGCAGTGTCTCTGGTGCTGGCGCTGGCCAGCCTGCTCTTGGGCAGCAATCTGCGGCTGTCCAACGCGCTGACACAATCCCTGGAGTGGCAGCATATTCCTGAAGGAGAGTTGCCGCGTGCTGGGGCGATCGTGGTGCTGGGGGGCAGCCTGAAGCCGCATATTCCGCCGCGCCCGTCGATTGATGTGATGGAGCCGGGCGATCGCGTCTTGTATGGAGCCGAGCTATATCGCCAGGGCAAAGCGCCGCTGGTGATCATGAGCGGCGGGCGAATTTATTGGAAAGGCGGCGGCCCACCCGAATCGAGCGACATGGCAAAGCTGGCGCAGGATTTGGGCGTTCCCTCCTATGCCATTCTGGAAGATCAGACCTCGCTCAACACCTACGAAAACGCCGTGAATGTGAAAAAGATTTTGCAAGAGCGGGGCATTCAGCAGATCTTGCTGGTCACGTCGGCGATGCATATGCCGCGATCGCTCAAAATTTTCCAAAAGCTGGGCATTGACGCAATTCCTGCACCCACCGACTTCTTTGTCAGCAATCAGGAACTCGAAGAAGTCGATAACTCCTGGCAGGCGATGATTCTTAATGTCATGCCCGATGCCGACCGTCTCCAGCAAACCACCCGCGCCCTCAAGGAATATATTGGGCTGCTGGTCTACCGACTGCGGGGGTGGCTCTAG